In one Thermoplasmataceae archaeon genomic region, the following are encoded:
- a CDS encoding methyltransferase domain-containing protein yields the protein MPRYILECSSLNLELVRNEISSISTNYGEFSVTDQIGNITIIEGNWEKTRLSAFVNIVDEILQEVDSPEHFDSGVLPGGKYFVRMKRVRNTLQKYNESYIGSILKSEGRISFKNYDFVVRVICAEHWYLTIQIYERDKKSLEQRRAPMRPFFSPVSLHPKFGIYLVNTTMTKPGETLLDPFCGTGGILIEAAIMGRRIIGSDSSLGMVMGARLNLKYFGYSEATIINSDIFDLKLDSKVDGIATDMPYGRNSTLNGRSVKDLYKKAFEVFHDVLKDGGRCAVVVGDISLLELTDNMFSIESAIAVPQHRSLTRYYSVLKKK from the coding sequence ATGCCCAGATATATTCTTGAATGCAGTTCCCTGAATCTGGAGCTGGTAAGGAATGAGATATCATCCATCAGCACCAACTACGGGGAATTCTCCGTAACTGATCAAATAGGTAATATTACAATCATTGAGGGAAACTGGGAAAAAACCAGATTATCAGCGTTTGTCAATATTGTGGATGAAATCCTTCAGGAGGTAGACTCCCCTGAACATTTTGATAGCGGTGTGCTTCCAGGTGGGAAATACTTTGTCAGGATGAAAAGAGTAAGAAATACTCTTCAGAAATATAATGAGTCATACATTGGGTCAATTCTCAAGTCTGAAGGCAGGATTTCATTCAAGAACTACGATTTTGTAGTTCGCGTTATCTGCGCGGAACACTGGTATCTCACCATTCAGATATATGAAAGAGACAAAAAGTCTCTGGAACAGAGACGGGCTCCCATGAGGCCGTTCTTTTCTCCCGTTTCACTTCATCCTAAATTCGGGATATATCTTGTGAACACAACAATGACGAAACCTGGCGAAACTCTTCTTGACCCATTCTGCGGAACAGGAGGGATACTGATCGAAGCTGCGATCATGGGAAGACGAATAATTGGAAGCGACTCATCACTAGGGATGGTCATGGGGGCTCGCCTGAATCTTAAATATTTTGGCTATTCTGAAGCTACTATTATAAACAGTGATATTTTTGATCTGAAGTTAGACAGTAAAGTGGATGGAATAGCTACCGATATGCCTTATGGGAGGAATTCCACACTGAATGGAAGGTCGGTAAAGGACCTCTATAAGAAAGCATTCGAAGTGTTCCACGATGTCTTAAAGGACGGGGGGAGATGCGCGGTCGTCGTGGGAGATATTTCGCTTTTGGAGCTCACGGACAATATGTTCAGCATTGAGTCCGCCATTGCGGTTCCCCAGCACAGGTCTCTTACGAGATATTATTCAGTTCTGAAAAAGAAATAG
- a CDS encoding DNA-directed RNA polymerase subunit L, whose product MDPKFRVVERDKDSMTLEMLNYDNALLRPIVEELLHDDQVEESHYYIKHPVIDNPQIYVKVKTGKPQAAVKRSIKKLSKIYENLAVDLAKETKKN is encoded by the coding sequence ATGGATCCTAAATTTAGGGTCGTGGAAAGAGACAAAGACTCCATGACGCTAGAAATGCTAAATTACGACAATGCTCTTCTGAGACCTATTGTCGAGGAACTCCTTCACGATGATCAGGTTGAGGAGTCACATTATTATATCAAACATCCGGTGATAGATAACCCCCAGATTTATGTGAAGGTTAAAACCGGCAAACCTCAGGCTGCTGTGAAGAGATCGATCAAGAAATTGAGCAAGATATATGAGAATCTTGCAGTAGACCTCGCAAAAGAGACCAAGAAAAACTGA
- a CDS encoding DEAD/DEAH box helicase, whose translation MDTFDLLDRRIIEMLSGRGILHPTAPQSMAMEPIINGKDVLLLSPTGSGKTEAAMLPLMHLLLRDNPPPVSILYITPLRALNRDMLQRLMDYGKSLNISVQVRHSDIGPAEKRQILKNPASVLITTPESLQIMLNGKNLREIIRNVRYVIADELHELAQNERGSQFSIALQRLRKLTGGFQSVGLSATVGNAEELSRMLGSSAEVEIIKVPVEKRMDALAVIPPTSNKSAAEIMGCDEQYAGAILHIWNLIERNPGTIVFVNTRSIAEDISFRIRLLVKDPPIMVHHGSLSRDTRETAERDFKSGRIRAIISTSSLELGIDIGLANLVIQFNSPRQINKMLQRVGRSGHSLDLVSVGVIVCTDVIELEEALAIIEQAKTRNLEDILIMKNSLATIANQIISEVHFAKELDENQLFEMVRSAYPFRTLSREEFISLLLFLAKVRKIWYDPPAIRRRSGTLNYYLENISMIPSEKNYRVIDLVSRKFIGTLDERYVVNEIEPGSYFVIKGSTWRTVRIDEDRIFVEAFPTVAIAPKWSGEDIPVLPNVTRKISEMREKQLVPFYTDDYSRGILKEWYANDLALDNRVIIETKNGEVIIQIILGTRANFALAEIITSFLSSMTSQSVEMDYSPYHVYVRCSRVITAEEIKRVILGINPDMLEKYIEGVARRSRFFNMVFLYEAKKFGVISKDADMSRIRFEKIVDAYRETPVYMDSVRKLITNYMDIPSLRAFLLNAGSVDFVLRNSISNSSGIFLRHYSEKVLPLKPTKSILESVKKRLMNEETVLYCTSCGNVRTLKISEITSIKCPACGSYLVASLSRYDREELDTINKSKEDNPKIRRRISKNAHLVRERGMTAIMTMAARGIGAETASRILEVSYHSDEDMIRAILNAEIEFAKNKRFWD comes from the coding sequence TTGGACACATTTGATCTGTTAGACAGGCGTATCATTGAAATGCTTTCGGGCAGGGGCATTCTACATCCCACTGCCCCCCAGTCAATGGCTATGGAACCAATAATTAATGGAAAAGATGTTCTCCTGCTTTCCCCGACCGGGAGTGGAAAAACTGAAGCGGCTATGCTTCCGTTAATGCATCTGCTGCTGAGAGATAACCCTCCTCCAGTTTCTATACTCTACATAACGCCTCTCAGAGCCTTAAACAGGGATATGCTCCAGAGGCTCATGGACTACGGAAAGAGCCTTAATATCTCCGTGCAAGTACGACATAGTGACATTGGACCTGCGGAAAAGCGGCAGATTCTCAAGAATCCTGCCAGCGTGCTAATAACTACTCCCGAGTCACTGCAGATAATGCTCAATGGAAAAAATCTGAGAGAAATCATTCGAAACGTGAGATACGTGATTGCTGACGAACTTCATGAACTCGCCCAGAATGAGCGAGGTTCGCAGTTTTCGATTGCCTTACAACGTTTAAGGAAGCTTACGGGAGGATTTCAATCAGTAGGGCTATCTGCAACAGTTGGAAACGCGGAGGAATTGTCTCGCATGCTTGGAAGCTCTGCAGAGGTCGAAATCATAAAGGTTCCTGTGGAAAAAAGAATGGATGCGCTGGCGGTTATACCTCCTACCTCTAACAAGTCTGCAGCCGAGATAATGGGATGCGATGAACAGTACGCAGGCGCGATTCTCCATATCTGGAACTTGATTGAAAGAAATCCTGGAACCATCGTATTTGTAAATACGCGGAGTATTGCCGAAGACATTTCATTCCGGATCAGGCTGCTGGTGAAAGACCCTCCGATAATGGTTCACCATGGATCTCTGTCCCGCGATACCAGGGAAACAGCCGAGCGTGATTTCAAGAGCGGAAGGATAAGGGCGATTATCTCCACGTCATCGCTTGAACTGGGCATAGATATTGGACTAGCCAATCTGGTGATACAGTTCAACTCCCCAAGACAAATCAACAAGATGCTGCAAAGGGTGGGGAGATCTGGGCACAGCCTTGATCTGGTCTCCGTTGGAGTTATAGTGTGTACCGATGTGATAGAACTCGAGGAAGCCCTTGCTATCATTGAACAAGCTAAAACAAGGAATCTCGAGGACATCCTGATCATGAAAAATTCTCTGGCAACAATTGCAAACCAGATAATTTCAGAAGTTCATTTTGCTAAGGAACTTGACGAGAACCAGTTATTTGAAATGGTAAGGTCGGCATATCCATTCAGAACTTTGTCGCGAGAGGAGTTTATCTCCTTGCTTCTGTTCTTAGCTAAAGTGAGGAAAATATGGTATGATCCACCAGCTATCCGCAGGAGATCTGGAACACTAAATTACTATCTGGAAAATATCTCCATGATACCCAGCGAAAAAAATTACAGGGTAATTGATCTAGTTTCAAGAAAATTCATTGGCACGCTGGATGAAAGATATGTGGTGAATGAGATTGAACCAGGTAGTTATTTTGTTATCAAGGGGTCGACCTGGAGGACAGTCAGGATTGATGAGGACCGAATATTCGTTGAGGCATTTCCGACGGTGGCAATAGCGCCAAAGTGGTCGGGCGAGGATATTCCAGTCCTCCCTAACGTTACCAGGAAAATATCTGAGATGAGGGAAAAACAGTTGGTTCCATTCTACACAGACGATTATTCTAGAGGGATCCTTAAAGAGTGGTATGCAAATGATCTCGCGCTTGACAACCGCGTTATTATTGAAACAAAGAATGGAGAGGTCATAATACAGATTATTCTCGGCACCAGGGCTAATTTTGCGCTTGCTGAAATAATCACTAGCTTCCTCTCGTCGATGACCAGCCAGAGCGTTGAAATGGATTACTCGCCGTACCACGTTTATGTAAGGTGTTCGAGGGTGATAACCGCGGAGGAAATAAAAAGAGTGATTCTGGGAATTAATCCTGACATGCTTGAAAAATATATAGAGGGGGTTGCGCGGAGATCAAGGTTTTTTAACATGGTATTTCTCTACGAAGCCAAGAAATTCGGGGTTATAAGTAAGGATGCCGACATGAGCCGCATTCGGTTCGAAAAAATCGTGGATGCCTATAGAGAAACTCCCGTCTATATGGACTCCGTGAGGAAACTGATCACCAATTATATGGATATCCCCTCCCTGCGTGCATTCCTCCTGAATGCTGGTTCAGTTGATTTTGTGCTCAGAAACAGTATCTCAAACTCTTCAGGAATATTCCTTCGGCATTATTCGGAGAAGGTACTTCCACTAAAACCGACAAAATCCATATTGGAGTCCGTTAAAAAAAGACTGATGAATGAGGAAACCGTTCTTTACTGCACTTCCTGTGGCAATGTGAGGACCCTTAAGATAAGCGAGATAACTTCCATAAAGTGCCCCGCTTGTGGGAGCTACCTTGTGGCATCGCTGTCTAGATACGACAGGGAAGAATTGGACACGATCAATAAGAGCAAGGAGGACAATCCGAAAATAAGAAGAAGGATATCTAAAAATGCGCATCTTGTGAGAGAACGTGGCATGACTGCGATAATGACCATGGCTGCCAGAGGAATAGGAGCCGAGACAGCCTCTAGAATACTTGAGGTTTCCTATCACAGTGATGAAGATATGATAAGGGCTATCCTAAACGCAGAAATAGAATTCGCAAAGAACAAGAGATTCTGGGACTGA
- the rnz gene encoding ribonuclease Z, which yields MSSNIKITFFGTGGSWPSPGRNLPAVGVQVDDRLNLFDCGEGTQKQIMKSNSSFMKIENIFITHFHGDHFIGMIGMIQSMSFNGREEPLNIYGPKGAIHMVMNALNVGYFRLNFDVNVAELDSDRTYDFGDFVIRTKQNDHPVPAISYSLEEKDLVKIDREKAEMAGFPVRRLEELRTKGILEIDGRIFRLEEVSAGIRKGRKIVYTGDTRPMDNMAEFARNADVLIHDTTTDSSFEPKVNEFGHTSSRQAAKIAAEAAVGRLYLFHYSPRIEDIGKLLEEARLIFPQTYASMELMEYNVPVNRQ from the coding sequence TTGTCATCAAACATAAAGATCACATTTTTCGGGACCGGGGGATCATGGCCTTCTCCAGGCAGGAACTTACCCGCAGTGGGAGTCCAGGTCGACGACCGTCTAAATCTCTTTGACTGCGGGGAGGGAACACAGAAGCAGATTATGAAGAGCAATTCTTCATTTATGAAAATCGAGAATATCTTCATCACCCATTTTCATGGGGATCACTTCATCGGCATGATCGGGATGATACAGAGCATGTCGTTCAATGGCAGGGAAGAACCGCTTAATATCTACGGGCCAAAGGGAGCAATTCACATGGTCATGAATGCGCTGAATGTTGGATACTTCCGCCTGAATTTTGATGTAAATGTTGCGGAATTGGATTCAGATCGAACTTACGATTTTGGGGATTTTGTCATCAGAACAAAACAGAACGATCACCCGGTTCCAGCAATATCATATAGCCTGGAAGAGAAGGACTTAGTAAAAATAGACAGGGAAAAGGCGGAAATGGCTGGCTTTCCGGTGAGGAGGCTTGAAGAATTGCGAACAAAAGGCATTCTTGAAATAGACGGCCGGATATTCCGGCTCGAAGAGGTTAGCGCAGGAATAAGAAAAGGAAGAAAGATTGTATATACAGGAGATACCAGACCCATGGACAACATGGCGGAATTCGCCAGGAACGCTGACGTCCTCATTCACGATACAACAACCGATTCGTCATTCGAGCCGAAAGTGAACGAGTTCGGGCACACTTCTTCGAGACAGGCAGCTAAAATCGCTGCTGAAGCTGCTGTCGGACGACTTTATCTATTCCATTACAGTCCGAGGATAGAAGATATTGGAAAATTGCTGGAAGAGGCCAGGTTGATCTTCCCGCAAACATACGCCAGTATGGAGCTCATGGAATATAACGTGCCGGTGAACAGACAGTGA
- a CDS encoding cation:proton antiporter gives MLDLITAILLLLVVGIGLGELFNVIGFPEVVGAIIAGIILGPAVTGIVSPTSGLSTLSTLALFFIILQIGIEASSDIFSKNIKYVTGFAVTSFLVPFLVMSLGSFYIFKLPYIEAVSISLSVSIPSISITSVLLVRSGLIKMEDGLRLLGGVAMSDAVAFIILVSFHRSSLDIMVDTAAFAIFLVVLYFVDMIVKLKSEHLVRGFTRLNGSQKEAIIFAIVIMMGLAFSSLFEYIGITFVLGAFFSGLIIHKNSVGEETYGMLKRTFQRINSSFFIPLFFSISGLQMSLIPLSTIPLLVFLVIATALIGGFAAYQFSKRYMKDITPRVSLGIFGGRGAVGIIIASIALSKGFLDTTDYSVAIFATIIMAITFTLVFDRSIRKMRSKDFGLPLQ, from the coding sequence ATGCTTGATCTAATAACAGCAATACTTCTCCTACTTGTTGTAGGGATAGGATTAGGGGAATTGTTCAACGTTATTGGTTTCCCGGAAGTCGTTGGCGCGATTATAGCAGGAATAATACTTGGCCCAGCGGTCACTGGCATCGTATCTCCCACATCGGGACTCTCCACATTGAGTACACTGGCATTATTCTTTATCATACTCCAGATAGGTATAGAAGCCTCATCGGACATATTTTCAAAGAATATCAAGTACGTAACTGGTTTTGCGGTGACATCGTTTTTAGTTCCGTTTCTGGTGATGTCTCTTGGTTCTTTTTACATTTTCAAGCTACCGTATATTGAAGCAGTGAGCATTTCCCTTTCTGTAAGCATCCCGTCAATTTCCATAACTTCCGTATTGCTCGTAAGATCTGGACTGATCAAGATGGAAGATGGACTGAGGTTGCTTGGTGGCGTAGCTATGAGCGATGCAGTCGCTTTCATAATCCTGGTTTCATTCCATCGGTCATCGTTAGATATAATGGTTGATACTGCTGCGTTTGCAATTTTTCTGGTAGTACTTTACTTTGTTGACATGATCGTGAAACTAAAGTCCGAACATCTTGTCAGAGGGTTCACCAGATTAAACGGGAGCCAGAAAGAAGCCATAATTTTTGCAATTGTTATAATGATGGGGCTTGCATTCTCATCTCTCTTCGAGTATATTGGCATAACGTTTGTCCTTGGAGCATTCTTTTCTGGTCTTATCATCCACAAGAACTCTGTGGGAGAAGAAACTTATGGGATGCTGAAGAGAACCTTTCAAAGAATCAATTCAAGTTTCTTCATCCCTCTTTTTTTCAGCATATCAGGCCTCCAAATGAGCCTAATACCTCTTTCCACTATTCCACTTCTCGTGTTTCTTGTGATAGCTACTGCATTAATCGGTGGGTTTGCAGCCTACCAGTTCTCAAAAAGATACATGAAGGATATTACCCCAAGGGTTTCCCTTGGAATTTTTGGAGGCAGAGGAGCTGTGGGCATAATAATTGCGTCCATAGCGCTATCCAAGGGATTTCTGGACACAACTGACTATTCCGTCGCTATTTTTGCTACCATAATCATGGCGATCACCTTTACGCTTGTTTTCGATCGTTCCATCAGGAAGATGAGATCCAAAGACTTTGGGCTACCTTTGCAGTGA
- a CDS encoding dCTP deaminase: protein MISDREIKSMVSNGELIVSDFRPEQLTPNGYDLTVGDLKIQGGKGNIDVVPPKTLFWISTMEKLWIRSGITGQIWLKSSFCRKGILGSFGLVDSGFRGVLTLTLYNASDEAVVITVGKPIAQIVFTRMSTLPEMTYEMRSGNFQDQVGIVTDIPERSDRK from the coding sequence ATGATCTCAGACAGGGAAATTAAATCGATGGTATCAAACGGAGAACTCATAGTGAGTGATTTCAGGCCTGAACAGCTTACCCCGAATGGATATGACCTCACCGTTGGGGATCTGAAGATACAGGGCGGAAAGGGCAACATTGACGTGGTCCCGCCCAAGACACTCTTCTGGATATCCACAATGGAGAAACTGTGGATTAGATCGGGAATAACCGGACAGATATGGCTAAAGTCGTCTTTCTGCCGAAAGGGAATTTTAGGAAGTTTTGGGCTTGTAGATTCCGGTTTTCGCGGGGTGCTGACCTTGACCCTTTATAACGCTTCCGACGAGGCTGTCGTCATTACAGTTGGAAAGCCAATAGCCCAGATAGTTTTCACTAGGATGTCCACATTGCCGGAGATGACTTACGAAATGCGTTCTGGGAACTTTCAGGATCAGGTAGGTATTGTTACCGATATCCCTGAAAGGAGTGACAGAAAGTAG
- a CDS encoding cytosine permease, protein MTEQVLGESERFREKIDVQAVPENAKGPKPSSLFFLWFGSNLTIGDFVLGFIPISLGFGVYTTVVALVIGNLLGASLLGLMSSIGPKSRVPQMVTGKRSFGSRGSTVMSLLQWVNTTGWLTINTILAAFALSLLVNGAILVYSVILITSVVALSAYFGQRFIHGFEHLMAYLLGILFVVVTYFSLAKMNFTISYAPSASFSTFTQFGVVLALSFSYIMSWGPYASDYSRYISSSTKPSRTFTYTFIGGFTASLWLEITGMLVAIGSGMASADNPFRALSPIMGNFVDLGLIGVVLGGIAANSINLYSNSLSIKAAGLKVNRVTVVVVMSALVVILSLISALNGFNYSYETFLYLLDYWITPWLGVMIADFFIVNRGGKLSEAKFRSFNFSGIISYCVALLASIPFMAPSGFPYGPIAVALNGVDLSYYVSFVLAIVLYVLLNRFGVGEWKGSGVPKI, encoded by the coding sequence GTGACCGAACAAGTGTTAGGTGAGAGCGAAAGGTTCAGGGAGAAAATTGATGTCCAGGCCGTTCCGGAAAATGCCAAGGGACCAAAACCCTCGTCGCTGTTTTTCCTTTGGTTTGGGTCCAATCTGACTATTGGAGATTTCGTTCTGGGCTTTATCCCAATTTCTTTGGGCTTTGGAGTGTATACAACAGTGGTTGCACTTGTTATTGGTAATTTGCTGGGAGCATCCCTTCTTGGATTAATGAGTTCCATTGGACCTAAGTCCCGCGTGCCTCAGATGGTCACGGGAAAACGGTCCTTTGGCAGCAGGGGATCTACGGTTATGTCCCTGCTTCAGTGGGTGAATACTACTGGATGGTTGACCATTAATACCATACTTGCCGCGTTTGCGCTAAGTTTGCTGGTAAATGGCGCAATCCTTGTTTACTCTGTGATCCTTATCACATCAGTGGTAGCGCTATCTGCATACTTTGGGCAGCGATTCATTCATGGTTTTGAACACTTAATGGCGTACCTTCTTGGAATACTATTTGTTGTAGTGACTTATTTCTCCCTCGCAAAGATGAATTTCACCATCTCATATGCTCCCTCAGCGTCGTTTTCAACCTTTACCCAATTCGGCGTGGTTCTTGCCCTGTCTTTTTCCTACATAATGAGCTGGGGGCCATATGCTTCAGATTACTCAAGATACATAAGCTCCTCCACGAAACCATCCAGGACGTTCACTTACACGTTCATTGGTGGTTTTACAGCGTCTCTATGGCTTGAGATTACGGGGATGTTGGTTGCTATTGGTTCAGGAATGGCCTCCGCAGATAATCCTTTCAGGGCTCTGTCTCCCATCATGGGAAATTTTGTTGATCTTGGCCTGATTGGAGTTGTCCTTGGGGGGATTGCAGCAAACTCGATCAATCTTTATTCAAATTCTCTGTCTATCAAGGCCGCGGGCTTGAAAGTAAACAGGGTAACAGTGGTTGTTGTAATGTCCGCCTTAGTGGTGATACTTTCCCTGATTTCTGCTCTCAATGGTTTCAATTACTCTTACGAAACATTCCTCTATCTTCTTGACTACTGGATTACCCCGTGGCTCGGAGTGATGATAGCTGACTTTTTCATCGTAAATCGAGGCGGGAAACTCTCTGAGGCGAAATTCAGGAGTTTTAATTTCTCTGGTATAATATCATATTGTGTAGCGCTTCTTGCCTCCATTCCATTTATGGCTCCTTCTGGTTTTCCTTACGGCCCAATAGCTGTTGCGTTGAACGGGGTAGATCTTAGCTATTATGTTTCCTTTGTTCTTGCGATCGTTCTATATGTTCTGCTAAACAGGTTTGGCGTTGGAGAGTGGAAAGGTAGCGGGGTTCCCAAAATCTGA
- a CDS encoding SMC-Scp complex subunit ScpB produces MNQTLKVEAVLYASNKPLTVRDISGVLSIPAKEVSKEIKKLLREYDKGETSITIVKIGNRYRMQLREDYLDIVNAVSEPELTNLELSVMGFIAANPSCRRGDLRDKFGDRYAIPLERLKDMKLVHSKRYRNTEILTTGKKFFEYFGIDRTSLEKMLGKKSKQGIGSEFNE; encoded by the coding sequence GTGAACCAGACTCTCAAGGTTGAAGCAGTTCTTTATGCAAGTAATAAGCCATTAACTGTCAGGGATATTTCCGGGGTCCTTTCCATTCCTGCAAAAGAGGTGTCCAAGGAAATCAAGAAACTTTTGAGGGAGTATGATAAAGGGGAGACTTCAATTACTATTGTGAAAATCGGCAACAGATACAGAATGCAGTTGAGAGAGGATTACCTAGACATCGTGAATGCAGTTTCTGAACCAGAACTAACAAACCTAGAGCTTTCCGTGATGGGCTTTATTGCAGCAAACCCATCCTGCCGTAGAGGAGATCTTAGGGATAAATTTGGGGACAGGTATGCAATCCCTCTTGAGAGACTGAAGGACATGAAATTGGTGCATTCCAAAAGATACAGGAATACTGAAATCCTGACCACAGGAAAAAAGTTCTTCGAGTATTTTGGGATCGACAGAACAAGCCTGGAAAAAATGCTTGGGAAAAAGTCGAAACAGGGGATTGGGAGTGAATTTAATGAATAA
- the purD gene encoding phosphoribosylamine--glycine ligase, whose protein sequence is MNKILLVGAGGREDAIGRKLVEGGTQLYCAAKNLNPSLKKISKEYKVVNELDYQSIIQFAKDMGVDLLFVGPDPVLDTPLVDTAEESGISVASPSRQAARIETSKEYMREFIGRNGIQGNIFSKIFRGKPEVAEFMRSDDREFAVKPIGLTGGKGVKVMGLQLDSRSSAIAYAQEVVEKDGKVLLEERISGEEFSLQLFSDGKHVSSMPLAQDYKRAYENDVGPNTGGMGSITDADHNLPFISPGCRDEALIIMRKIAEGMRREGTPFRGIMYGQFMQVGSEPKIVEINARFADPEGINVLTLLRDDLSDILFRIAGSNLRSNIDFECKASTLKYIVPIGYGSNPQKGTLQINLSGLPENLSIYYAAVSGTMERVEMSNSRALAVIAKGDTIEEASDLVESNLFRVNGNYYVRHDIGSRKFMKEKAKSVVH, encoded by the coding sequence ATGAATAAAATACTTCTTGTTGGAGCTGGTGGAAGGGAAGATGCCATCGGTAGAAAACTCGTTGAAGGCGGGACACAGTTATATTGTGCAGCAAAGAACTTAAATCCATCGCTGAAGAAAATATCAAAAGAATACAAGGTAGTCAATGAGCTTGATTACCAGAGCATAATTCAATTCGCAAAGGACATGGGTGTGGACCTGCTCTTCGTTGGTCCTGATCCTGTGCTGGATACCCCGCTTGTTGACACTGCCGAGGAATCTGGAATCTCGGTAGCATCGCCGTCCAGACAGGCTGCGAGGATAGAGACATCCAAGGAATACATGAGGGAATTCATAGGGAGAAATGGCATCCAAGGGAACATTTTTTCCAAGATATTCAGGGGGAAGCCCGAAGTGGCAGAATTCATGAGATCTGATGACAGAGAATTTGCCGTGAAACCAATAGGCCTAACAGGCGGGAAAGGAGTGAAAGTGATGGGGCTTCAACTTGACAGCAGAAGTTCCGCAATCGCTTATGCCCAGGAGGTAGTAGAAAAAGACGGGAAAGTATTGCTGGAAGAGAGAATATCCGGCGAGGAATTCTCACTGCAATTATTCTCAGACGGAAAACACGTATCCTCGATGCCGCTTGCGCAGGATTATAAACGCGCGTATGAAAACGATGTTGGCCCCAATACCGGTGGGATGGGATCGATCACGGACGCAGATCACAATTTGCCATTTATAAGCCCTGGTTGCAGGGATGAAGCACTGATTATAATGAGAAAGATAGCGGAAGGGATGAGAAGAGAGGGTACACCGTTCCGTGGTATAATGTATGGGCAGTTCATGCAGGTTGGATCTGAGCCTAAAATAGTGGAGATAAACGCTAGATTTGCTGACCCCGAGGGAATAAACGTTCTTACTCTCCTGAGAGATGACCTCTCAGATATTCTATTCAGGATTGCAGGTTCGAACCTGAGAAGCAATATTGACTTCGAGTGCAAAGCTTCCACGCTTAAGTATATTGTTCCGATCGGTTACGGCTCCAACCCTCAGAAAGGGACGCTTCAAATTAATTTGTCAGGATTGCCTGAAAACCTAAGCATTTATTATGCCGCTGTTTCAGGTACAATGGAACGGGTAGAAATGAGCAATTCCAGAGCCCTTGCAGTTATTGCAAAGGGTGACACCATAGAGGAAGCATCAGACCTGGTGGAATCCAATCTGTTCAGGGTAAACGGCAATTACTATGTCCGTCATGATATAGGTTCTAGGAAATTCATGAAAGAAAAAGCGAAGTCGGTTGTTCACTGA
- a CDS encoding GTPase → MKAISVFAYNVPDIIREVAKKGTESDITLYNRKDGDNVLTFLVPSRFPEKMSSLTDSMFPADVVILGIDEINRDLGEVIISLDLMKKQHGYIMLKDESKLPTVRKLIDNTVASKYKFFKGSPVELMSDISGSPMKRPDGDTVVIVDHFFKVKSVGTVALGFVMSGTVSKHQNLFASGLEKQVQVRSIQMQDVDVDDAPTGSRVGLGLKNIEVDDMERGLLLTSTKLPALTRISGNISFHRSVANKNISGNEIFLCDQMRYSRGFRSGDEITLDRPFFPLGTELAVCSNTSVPRILGTIKTQ, encoded by the coding sequence ATGAAGGCTATCAGCGTTTTTGCCTACAACGTTCCTGATATTATAAGAGAAGTTGCGAAGAAAGGAACAGAGAGTGATATAACACTTTATAACCGCAAGGATGGCGATAATGTGCTGACATTTCTCGTTCCTTCCAGATTCCCTGAAAAAATGTCTTCACTTACGGACTCAATGTTTCCCGCGGACGTTGTTATTCTCGGAATAGACGAAATTAATCGTGACCTTGGGGAAGTGATAATCTCCCTTGACCTGATGAAAAAACAGCACGGTTACATTATGCTTAAGGACGAAAGCAAGTTGCCCACTGTCAGGAAGCTCATAGATAACACCGTTGCATCAAAATACAAGTTCTTTAAGGGATCACCCGTGGAATTAATGAGCGATATTTCAGGGTCTCCAATGAAACGACCGGATGGAGATACCGTGGTCATTGTTGACCATTTCTTCAAGGTAAAGAGCGTTGGTACTGTTGCGCTTGGCTTTGTCATGAGCGGGACTGTATCGAAGCACCAGAACCTCTTTGCCTCCGGATTAGAAAAACAGGTACAGGTGAGGTCAATACAGATGCAGGATGTTGACGTCGATGACGCACCCACAGGGTCAAGGGTTGGCCTGGGCCTAAAAAATATAGAAGTTGATGATATGGAGAGGGGGCTCCTGCTCACTTCTACAAAACTCCCAGCTTTAACCAGAATAAGCGGAAACATAAGCTTCCACAGAAGTGTAGCTAATAAGAATATAAGTGGAAATGAAATATTCCTATGTGATCAGATGAGGTACTCTAGGGGCTTCAGAAGTGGTGATGAAATAACTCTAGATCGCCCATTTTTCCCCTTAGGAACTGAGCTTGCAGTCTGTTCCAACACCTCAGTGCCAAGAATACTTGGTACCATAAAGACTCAGTGA